The following proteins come from a genomic window of Triticum aestivum cultivar Chinese Spring chromosome 6A, IWGSC CS RefSeq v2.1, whole genome shotgun sequence:
- the LOC123130674 gene encoding zinc finger protein 706, which translates to MTRGKQKIDAQRKSAEKNQKSKGSQLEARAVGLKVVCPICKSQLANEKQLIDHYGSKHPKEKPPGPSNAE; encoded by the exons atgACGCGGGGGAAGCAGAAGATCGACGCGCAGCGGAAGAGCGCGGAGAAGAACCAGAAGTCCAAGGGGTCGCAGCTCGAGGCCCGCGCCGTCGGCCTCAAGGTCGTCTGCCCCATCTGCAAG TCTCAACTGGCCAACGAGAAGCAGTTGATTGATCACTATGGATCAAAGCATCCCAAGGAGAAACCTCCAGGTCCATCAAATGCAGAGTGA